From a region of the Triticum aestivum cultivar Chinese Spring chromosome 7D, IWGSC CS RefSeq v2.1, whole genome shotgun sequence genome:
- the LOC123165097 gene encoding uncharacterized protein codes for MLLANRTCKSLVFCIYLCFLFVVVSFFLFVHISMPRKERRFGVAYIHNDKDRDLTFYKRRSGLFKRATDISALTRARVAVVLETNNGKMHSFGTPLADPIVDAFLFGDPPAVPSANEATTARIGSLQNEVAQLDMENMNEEDRNQLSILRMKSIQEENPSMVGNLIFTKEQDLGLEDLNKLFSELSRVQKDIRCWLPPLHGREAKTSGTCVVQDLQLPSVLPTDHLGTTHSLMQSSWPHNLSQLQPPADPLPSQPEQTSTPLFPMQVPQMFDFAPPSLAPHLASHVQPIPNQVHEQTQLEELHVQNYESPCNIVQPQQSDANHDSTSGQNLEASPLLGYSSGNAFPIDDPFNSEQWDYALSDQSFYNSFLGIDDYLGSSGTDLGQSSMVNGGWFDVPPSSIGQDIDGLIVYGELL; via the coding sequence ATGCTGTTAGCCAACCGTACCTGTAAATCTCTAGTTTTCTGTATATACTTGTGCTTCCTATTTGTAGTAGTAAGTTTCTTCCTCTTTGTCCACATTAGTATGCCGAGGAAAGAGCGGCGGTTTGGTGTGGCATACATCCATAATGACAAAGACCGTGATCTCACCTTCTACAAGCGACGCTCTGGTTTGTTCAAGAGGGCGACTGACATCTCTGCCCTCACTAGGGCTAGGGTTGCAGTCGTCCTAGAGACAAACAATGGAAAGATGCACTCATTTGGGACACCATTGGCCGATCCCATTGTTGATGCTTTCCTATTTGGAGATCCACCAGCAGTTCCCTCCGCCAATGAGGCAACCACTGCTAGGATTGGAAGCCTACAAAATGAGGTGGCTCAGTTGGACATGGAGAACATGAACGAGGAAGACCGAAACCAACTTTCCATCCTTCGTATGAAAAGTATCCAAGAAGAGAATCCAAGTATGGTGGGAAATCTTATCTTCACGAAGGAACAAGATCTCGGTCTTGAAGATCTAAATAAGCTCTTCAGTGAGCTCTCTCGAGTCCAAAAAGACATTAGATGCTGGCTACCTCCATTGCATGGTCGTGAAGCCAAGACCAGTGGCACATGTGTGGTACAAGATCTGCAACTACCAAGTGTTCTGCCGACGGATCATTTGGGTACTACTCATTCACTAATGCAGTCATCATGGCCTCACAATCTCTCACAGCTCCAGCCACCTGCAGATCCACTACCATCACAACCGGAACAAACTTCGACACCACTTTTTCCTATGCAGGTACCACAAATGTTTGATTTTGCACCACCATCTTTAGCTCCACACTTGGCTTCCCATGTCCAACCCATACCAAATCAAGTACATGAGCAAACTCAACTAGAGGAGTTGCATGTTCAGAACTATGAAAGTCCTTGCAACATAGTGCAACCACAACAAAGTGATGCAAACCACGACTCAACATCGGGGCAGAATTTGGAGGCCTCTCCACTGTTGGGGTACTCGAGTGGCAATGCTTTTCCTATTGATGACCCATTTAACAGTGAACAATGGGATTATGCTCTATCAGATCAGTCGTTCTACAATAGTTTCCTAGGGATTGATGATTACTTAGGCTCTAGCGGTACCGATCTAGGACAGTCTTCCATGGTAAATGGTGGATGGTTTGATGTGCCGCCCTCTTCCATTGGACAAGATATTGATGGTCTTATAGTCTATGGAGAGCTTTTGTAG